Proteins from a genomic interval of Triplophysa dalaica isolate WHDGS20190420 chromosome 13, ASM1584641v1, whole genome shotgun sequence:
- the cep43 gene encoding FGFR1 oncogene partner isoform X1 → MSATEEDTELRDLLIQNLENSGVLNKIKAELRAAVFLALEEQDKVENKTPLVNENLKKSLNTKDGRLVAGLITDFLQVFNLDFTLAVFQPEINTLNGLETRESLSKELSISESEVNRNTPLLLELVKRSRQKTSIFGEGDKVTEKSFPKELSPRQITDARKKFDSYDKIRIGEIQRESIVAIFSELFPHFCRNVLESYVNEELKDKSRDTSTSLDFQDFLGMYKCFFIQCRSVVTNDGSDGLYFSSKTIEDRIISSSASKIPRYKGFVKHSSAQDENADLKTADRRHETPGSLKNIGSVQVSDGSERGPGDGKNASNPLRRTLELGLEDEDEEGDSFFDDPLPKPQKTYGCSLPSADKPYSGLRLSEKMFGQKDQHWQKEGSLSGRSFSQMRRGTSLNDLSAIGIDKEGDGVDFENRPSPDSEPRRETSGSFSGKALSTDAQLKSTGGSVSADSSQKDPASDKNDHSSFKDKGVKNVQAPNENTGSPLLDAVCTDEVLYYDDDFNSHRSENSKSEVSIEEEIEEVSIEGPDISDKIDESTQDVSVSQISLGADYMEDVA, encoded by the exons ATGTCTGCCACAGAGGAGGACACGGAACTAAGAGATCTACTGATCCAAAACTTGGAAAACAGCGGGGTTTTGAATAAAATTAAG GCAGAATTACGTGCAGCTGTTTTTCTTGCTTTGGAGGAACAAGACAAAGTTGAG AATAAAACTCCCCTTGTGAATGAAAACCTAAAAAAGTCTCTTAACACGAAGGATG GACGCCTCGTAGCAGGTCTCATCACTGACTTCTTGCAGGTCTTTAATTTAGACTTCACTCTCGCTGTGTTCCAACCAGAAATCAACACG CTGAACGGGCTTGAGACTCGTGAAAGTCTGTCCAAGGAGCTCAGCATCTCTGAGTCAGAGGTGAATCGAAACACCCCACTTCTGCTTGAGCTGGTCAAGAGAAGTCGACAAAAGACTtccatttttggagag GGAGACAAAGTCACAGAGAAAAGTTTTCCCAAG GAATTGTCGCCCCGTCAAATCACAGATGCCCGTAAAAAATTTGACTCTTATGACAag ATCCGAATTGGCGAAATACAGAGAGAATCAATTGTTGCCATTTTCTCAGAACTGTTTCCCCACTTCTGCAG AAACGTGCTGGAAAGTTATGTCAATGAGGAACTCAAAGACAAAAGCAGGGACACAAGCACCT CTTTAGACTTTCAGGACTTTCTGGGAATGTACAAATGCTTCTTCATACAATGTCGAAGCGTG GTTACTAATGACGGCAGTGATGGACTTTACTTCTCAAGTAAAACTATTGAAGATAGAATCATTTCATCTTCCGCCAGCAAG ATACCCAGGTATAAAGGATTTGTTAAGCACAGTTCAGCGCAGGATGAGAACGCTGACTTGAAG ACTGCTGACAGAAGACATGAAACACCGGGGTCTTTAAAGAATATAGGGTCCGTTCAAGTGTCCGATGGGTCAGAGAGGGGACCAGGTGATGGGAAGAATGCTTCCAACCCACTCAGGAGAACACTGGAGCTAGGATTggaggatgaggatgaggaaGGAGATTCATTCTTTGACGATCCTCTTCCGAAACCTCAGAAGACCTACGGCTG TAGTTTACCATCAGCAGATAAGCCTTATTCGGGGTTGAGGCTTTCTGAAAAAATGTTTGGCCAAAAAGA TCAGCATTGGCAGAAAGAAGGAAGCCTGTCAGGGCGATCCTTTTCTCAAATGAGGAGGGGCACTAGCCTCAATGA CCTGTCTGCTATAGGCATTGATAAAGAGGGTGATGGAGTGGACTTTGAAAACAGGCCCAGCCCTGATTCTGAACCCAG GAGAGAGACGTCGGGCAGCTTTTCCGGAAAAGCTCTCTCCACGGATGCACAGTTAAAGAGCACGGGAGGATCAGTCTCTGCCGACAGCAGCCAGAAAGATCCTGCATCTGATAAGAATG atCATTCTAGTTTCAAAGATAAAGGTGTTAAAAATGTGCAAGCACCAAATGAGAATACTGGATCTCCTTTGCTGG ATGCTGTGTGCACAGATGAAGTGCTTTACTATGACGATGACTTCAACAG TCACCGCTCTGAAAACTCTAAGAGTGAAGTGAGCATTGAAGAGGAGATTGAGGAGGTGTCAATAGAGGGGCCTGACATTAGTGATAAG ATTGATGAAAGCACTCAGGATGTTAGCGTCTCGCAGATAAGCTTGGGTGCAGACTACATGGAAGATGTTGCGTGA
- the cep43 gene encoding FGFR1 oncogene partner isoform X3 — protein sequence MSATEEDTELRDLLIQNLENSGVLNKIKAELRAAVFLALEEQDKVENKTPLVNENLKKSLNTKDGRLVAGLITDFLQVFNLDFTLAVFQPEINTLNGLETRESLSKELSISESEVNRNTPLLLELVKRSRQKTSIFGEGDKVTEKSFPKELSPRQITDARKKFDSYDKIRIGEIQRESIVAIFSELFPHFCRNVLESYVNEELKDKSRDTSTSLDFQDFLGMYKCFFIQCRSVVTNDGSDGLYFSSKTIEDRIISSSASKIPRYKGFVKHSSAQDENADLKTADRRHETPGSLKNIGSVQVSDGSERGPGDGKNASNPLRRTLELGLEDEDEEGDSFFDDPLPKPQKTYGCSLPSADKPYSGLRLSEKMFGQKDLSAIGIDKEGDGVDFENRPSPDSEPRRETSGSFSGKALSTDAQLKSTGGSVSADSSQKDPASDKNDHSSFKDKGVKNVQAPNENTGSPLLDAVCTDEVLYYDDDFNSHRSENSKSEVSIEEEIEEVSIEGPDISDKIDESTQDVSVSQISLGADYMEDVA from the exons ATGTCTGCCACAGAGGAGGACACGGAACTAAGAGATCTACTGATCCAAAACTTGGAAAACAGCGGGGTTTTGAATAAAATTAAG GCAGAATTACGTGCAGCTGTTTTTCTTGCTTTGGAGGAACAAGACAAAGTTGAG AATAAAACTCCCCTTGTGAATGAAAACCTAAAAAAGTCTCTTAACACGAAGGATG GACGCCTCGTAGCAGGTCTCATCACTGACTTCTTGCAGGTCTTTAATTTAGACTTCACTCTCGCTGTGTTCCAACCAGAAATCAACACG CTGAACGGGCTTGAGACTCGTGAAAGTCTGTCCAAGGAGCTCAGCATCTCTGAGTCAGAGGTGAATCGAAACACCCCACTTCTGCTTGAGCTGGTCAAGAGAAGTCGACAAAAGACTtccatttttggagag GGAGACAAAGTCACAGAGAAAAGTTTTCCCAAG GAATTGTCGCCCCGTCAAATCACAGATGCCCGTAAAAAATTTGACTCTTATGACAag ATCCGAATTGGCGAAATACAGAGAGAATCAATTGTTGCCATTTTCTCAGAACTGTTTCCCCACTTCTGCAG AAACGTGCTGGAAAGTTATGTCAATGAGGAACTCAAAGACAAAAGCAGGGACACAAGCACCT CTTTAGACTTTCAGGACTTTCTGGGAATGTACAAATGCTTCTTCATACAATGTCGAAGCGTG GTTACTAATGACGGCAGTGATGGACTTTACTTCTCAAGTAAAACTATTGAAGATAGAATCATTTCATCTTCCGCCAGCAAG ATACCCAGGTATAAAGGATTTGTTAAGCACAGTTCAGCGCAGGATGAGAACGCTGACTTGAAG ACTGCTGACAGAAGACATGAAACACCGGGGTCTTTAAAGAATATAGGGTCCGTTCAAGTGTCCGATGGGTCAGAGAGGGGACCAGGTGATGGGAAGAATGCTTCCAACCCACTCAGGAGAACACTGGAGCTAGGATTggaggatgaggatgaggaaGGAGATTCATTCTTTGACGATCCTCTTCCGAAACCTCAGAAGACCTACGGCTG TAGTTTACCATCAGCAGATAAGCCTTATTCGGGGTTGAGGCTTTCTGAAAAAATGTTTGGCCAAAAAGA CCTGTCTGCTATAGGCATTGATAAAGAGGGTGATGGAGTGGACTTTGAAAACAGGCCCAGCCCTGATTCTGAACCCAG GAGAGAGACGTCGGGCAGCTTTTCCGGAAAAGCTCTCTCCACGGATGCACAGTTAAAGAGCACGGGAGGATCAGTCTCTGCCGACAGCAGCCAGAAAGATCCTGCATCTGATAAGAATG atCATTCTAGTTTCAAAGATAAAGGTGTTAAAAATGTGCAAGCACCAAATGAGAATACTGGATCTCCTTTGCTGG ATGCTGTGTGCACAGATGAAGTGCTTTACTATGACGATGACTTCAACAG TCACCGCTCTGAAAACTCTAAGAGTGAAGTGAGCATTGAAGAGGAGATTGAGGAGGTGTCAATAGAGGGGCCTGACATTAGTGATAAG ATTGATGAAAGCACTCAGGATGTTAGCGTCTCGCAGATAAGCTTGGGTGCAGACTACATGGAAGATGTTGCGTGA
- the cep43 gene encoding FGFR1 oncogene partner isoform X5 has product MSATEEDTELRDLLIQNLENSGVLNKIKAELRAAVFLALEEQDKVENKTPLVNENLKKSLNTKDGRLVAGLITDFLQVFNLDFTLAVFQPEINTLNGLETRESLSKELSISESEVNRNTPLLLELVKRSRQKTSIFGEGDKVTEKSFPKELSPRQITDARKKFDSYDKIRIGEIQRESIVAIFSELFPHFCRNVLESYVNEELKDKSRDTSTSLDFQDFLGMYKCFFIQCRSVVTNDGSDGLYFSSKTIEDRIISSSASKIPRYKGFVKHSSAQDENADLKTADRRHETPGSLKNIGSVQVSDGSERGPGDGKNASNPLRRTLELGLEDEDEEGDSFFDDPLPKPQKTYGCSLPSADKPYSGLRLSEKMFGQKERETSGSFSGKALSTDAQLKSTGGSVSADSSQKDPASDKNDHSSFKDKGVKNVQAPNENTGSPLLDAVCTDEVLYYDDDFNSHRSENSKSEVSIEEEIEEVSIEGPDISDKIDESTQDVSVSQISLGADYMEDVA; this is encoded by the exons ATGTCTGCCACAGAGGAGGACACGGAACTAAGAGATCTACTGATCCAAAACTTGGAAAACAGCGGGGTTTTGAATAAAATTAAG GCAGAATTACGTGCAGCTGTTTTTCTTGCTTTGGAGGAACAAGACAAAGTTGAG AATAAAACTCCCCTTGTGAATGAAAACCTAAAAAAGTCTCTTAACACGAAGGATG GACGCCTCGTAGCAGGTCTCATCACTGACTTCTTGCAGGTCTTTAATTTAGACTTCACTCTCGCTGTGTTCCAACCAGAAATCAACACG CTGAACGGGCTTGAGACTCGTGAAAGTCTGTCCAAGGAGCTCAGCATCTCTGAGTCAGAGGTGAATCGAAACACCCCACTTCTGCTTGAGCTGGTCAAGAGAAGTCGACAAAAGACTtccatttttggagag GGAGACAAAGTCACAGAGAAAAGTTTTCCCAAG GAATTGTCGCCCCGTCAAATCACAGATGCCCGTAAAAAATTTGACTCTTATGACAag ATCCGAATTGGCGAAATACAGAGAGAATCAATTGTTGCCATTTTCTCAGAACTGTTTCCCCACTTCTGCAG AAACGTGCTGGAAAGTTATGTCAATGAGGAACTCAAAGACAAAAGCAGGGACACAAGCACCT CTTTAGACTTTCAGGACTTTCTGGGAATGTACAAATGCTTCTTCATACAATGTCGAAGCGTG GTTACTAATGACGGCAGTGATGGACTTTACTTCTCAAGTAAAACTATTGAAGATAGAATCATTTCATCTTCCGCCAGCAAG ATACCCAGGTATAAAGGATTTGTTAAGCACAGTTCAGCGCAGGATGAGAACGCTGACTTGAAG ACTGCTGACAGAAGACATGAAACACCGGGGTCTTTAAAGAATATAGGGTCCGTTCAAGTGTCCGATGGGTCAGAGAGGGGACCAGGTGATGGGAAGAATGCTTCCAACCCACTCAGGAGAACACTGGAGCTAGGATTggaggatgaggatgaggaaGGAGATTCATTCTTTGACGATCCTCTTCCGAAACCTCAGAAGACCTACGGCTG TAGTTTACCATCAGCAGATAAGCCTTATTCGGGGTTGAGGCTTTCTGAAAAAATGTTTGGCCAAAAAGA GAGAGAGACGTCGGGCAGCTTTTCCGGAAAAGCTCTCTCCACGGATGCACAGTTAAAGAGCACGGGAGGATCAGTCTCTGCCGACAGCAGCCAGAAAGATCCTGCATCTGATAAGAATG atCATTCTAGTTTCAAAGATAAAGGTGTTAAAAATGTGCAAGCACCAAATGAGAATACTGGATCTCCTTTGCTGG ATGCTGTGTGCACAGATGAAGTGCTTTACTATGACGATGACTTCAACAG TCACCGCTCTGAAAACTCTAAGAGTGAAGTGAGCATTGAAGAGGAGATTGAGGAGGTGTCAATAGAGGGGCCTGACATTAGTGATAAG ATTGATGAAAGCACTCAGGATGTTAGCGTCTCGCAGATAAGCTTGGGTGCAGACTACATGGAAGATGTTGCGTGA
- the cep43 gene encoding FGFR1 oncogene partner isoform X2 has product MSATEEDTELRDLLIQNLENSGVLNKIKAELRAAVFLALEEQDKVENKTPLVNENLKKSLNTKDGRLVAGLITDFLQVFNLDFTLAVFQPEINTLNGLETRESLSKELSISESEVNRNTPLLLELVKRSRQKTSIFGEGDKVTEKSFPKELSPRQITDARKKFDSYDKIRIGEIQRESIVAIFSELFPHFCRNVLESYVNEELKDKSRDTSTSLDFQDFLGMYKCFFIQCRSVVTNDGSDGLYFSSKTIEDRIISSSASKTADRRHETPGSLKNIGSVQVSDGSERGPGDGKNASNPLRRTLELGLEDEDEEGDSFFDDPLPKPQKTYGCSLPSADKPYSGLRLSEKMFGQKDQHWQKEGSLSGRSFSQMRRGTSLNDLSAIGIDKEGDGVDFENRPSPDSEPRRETSGSFSGKALSTDAQLKSTGGSVSADSSQKDPASDKNDHSSFKDKGVKNVQAPNENTGSPLLDAVCTDEVLYYDDDFNSHRSENSKSEVSIEEEIEEVSIEGPDISDKIDESTQDVSVSQISLGADYMEDVA; this is encoded by the exons ATGTCTGCCACAGAGGAGGACACGGAACTAAGAGATCTACTGATCCAAAACTTGGAAAACAGCGGGGTTTTGAATAAAATTAAG GCAGAATTACGTGCAGCTGTTTTTCTTGCTTTGGAGGAACAAGACAAAGTTGAG AATAAAACTCCCCTTGTGAATGAAAACCTAAAAAAGTCTCTTAACACGAAGGATG GACGCCTCGTAGCAGGTCTCATCACTGACTTCTTGCAGGTCTTTAATTTAGACTTCACTCTCGCTGTGTTCCAACCAGAAATCAACACG CTGAACGGGCTTGAGACTCGTGAAAGTCTGTCCAAGGAGCTCAGCATCTCTGAGTCAGAGGTGAATCGAAACACCCCACTTCTGCTTGAGCTGGTCAAGAGAAGTCGACAAAAGACTtccatttttggagag GGAGACAAAGTCACAGAGAAAAGTTTTCCCAAG GAATTGTCGCCCCGTCAAATCACAGATGCCCGTAAAAAATTTGACTCTTATGACAag ATCCGAATTGGCGAAATACAGAGAGAATCAATTGTTGCCATTTTCTCAGAACTGTTTCCCCACTTCTGCAG AAACGTGCTGGAAAGTTATGTCAATGAGGAACTCAAAGACAAAAGCAGGGACACAAGCACCT CTTTAGACTTTCAGGACTTTCTGGGAATGTACAAATGCTTCTTCATACAATGTCGAAGCGTG GTTACTAATGACGGCAGTGATGGACTTTACTTCTCAAGTAAAACTATTGAAGATAGAATCATTTCATCTTCCGCCAGCAAG ACTGCTGACAGAAGACATGAAACACCGGGGTCTTTAAAGAATATAGGGTCCGTTCAAGTGTCCGATGGGTCAGAGAGGGGACCAGGTGATGGGAAGAATGCTTCCAACCCACTCAGGAGAACACTGGAGCTAGGATTggaggatgaggatgaggaaGGAGATTCATTCTTTGACGATCCTCTTCCGAAACCTCAGAAGACCTACGGCTG TAGTTTACCATCAGCAGATAAGCCTTATTCGGGGTTGAGGCTTTCTGAAAAAATGTTTGGCCAAAAAGA TCAGCATTGGCAGAAAGAAGGAAGCCTGTCAGGGCGATCCTTTTCTCAAATGAGGAGGGGCACTAGCCTCAATGA CCTGTCTGCTATAGGCATTGATAAAGAGGGTGATGGAGTGGACTTTGAAAACAGGCCCAGCCCTGATTCTGAACCCAG GAGAGAGACGTCGGGCAGCTTTTCCGGAAAAGCTCTCTCCACGGATGCACAGTTAAAGAGCACGGGAGGATCAGTCTCTGCCGACAGCAGCCAGAAAGATCCTGCATCTGATAAGAATG atCATTCTAGTTTCAAAGATAAAGGTGTTAAAAATGTGCAAGCACCAAATGAGAATACTGGATCTCCTTTGCTGG ATGCTGTGTGCACAGATGAAGTGCTTTACTATGACGATGACTTCAACAG TCACCGCTCTGAAAACTCTAAGAGTGAAGTGAGCATTGAAGAGGAGATTGAGGAGGTGTCAATAGAGGGGCCTGACATTAGTGATAAG ATTGATGAAAGCACTCAGGATGTTAGCGTCTCGCAGATAAGCTTGGGTGCAGACTACATGGAAGATGTTGCGTGA
- the cep43 gene encoding FGFR1 oncogene partner isoform X4 — protein MSATEEDTELRDLLIQNLENSGVLNKIKAELRAAVFLALEEQDKVENKTPLVNENLKKSLNTKDGRLVAGLITDFLQVFNLDFTLAVFQPEINTLNGLETRESLSKELSISESEVNRNTPLLLELVKRSRQKTSIFGEGDKVTEKSFPKELSPRQITDARKKFDSYDKIRIGEIQRESIVAIFSELFPHFCRNVLESYVNEELKDKSRDTSTSLDFQDFLGMYKCFFIQCRSVVTNDGSDGLYFSSKTIEDRIISSSASKTADRRHETPGSLKNIGSVQVSDGSERGPGDGKNASNPLRRTLELGLEDEDEEGDSFFDDPLPKPQKTYGCSLPSADKPYSGLRLSEKMFGQKDLSAIGIDKEGDGVDFENRPSPDSEPRRETSGSFSGKALSTDAQLKSTGGSVSADSSQKDPASDKNDHSSFKDKGVKNVQAPNENTGSPLLDAVCTDEVLYYDDDFNSHRSENSKSEVSIEEEIEEVSIEGPDISDKIDESTQDVSVSQISLGADYMEDVA, from the exons ATGTCTGCCACAGAGGAGGACACGGAACTAAGAGATCTACTGATCCAAAACTTGGAAAACAGCGGGGTTTTGAATAAAATTAAG GCAGAATTACGTGCAGCTGTTTTTCTTGCTTTGGAGGAACAAGACAAAGTTGAG AATAAAACTCCCCTTGTGAATGAAAACCTAAAAAAGTCTCTTAACACGAAGGATG GACGCCTCGTAGCAGGTCTCATCACTGACTTCTTGCAGGTCTTTAATTTAGACTTCACTCTCGCTGTGTTCCAACCAGAAATCAACACG CTGAACGGGCTTGAGACTCGTGAAAGTCTGTCCAAGGAGCTCAGCATCTCTGAGTCAGAGGTGAATCGAAACACCCCACTTCTGCTTGAGCTGGTCAAGAGAAGTCGACAAAAGACTtccatttttggagag GGAGACAAAGTCACAGAGAAAAGTTTTCCCAAG GAATTGTCGCCCCGTCAAATCACAGATGCCCGTAAAAAATTTGACTCTTATGACAag ATCCGAATTGGCGAAATACAGAGAGAATCAATTGTTGCCATTTTCTCAGAACTGTTTCCCCACTTCTGCAG AAACGTGCTGGAAAGTTATGTCAATGAGGAACTCAAAGACAAAAGCAGGGACACAAGCACCT CTTTAGACTTTCAGGACTTTCTGGGAATGTACAAATGCTTCTTCATACAATGTCGAAGCGTG GTTACTAATGACGGCAGTGATGGACTTTACTTCTCAAGTAAAACTATTGAAGATAGAATCATTTCATCTTCCGCCAGCAAG ACTGCTGACAGAAGACATGAAACACCGGGGTCTTTAAAGAATATAGGGTCCGTTCAAGTGTCCGATGGGTCAGAGAGGGGACCAGGTGATGGGAAGAATGCTTCCAACCCACTCAGGAGAACACTGGAGCTAGGATTggaggatgaggatgaggaaGGAGATTCATTCTTTGACGATCCTCTTCCGAAACCTCAGAAGACCTACGGCTG TAGTTTACCATCAGCAGATAAGCCTTATTCGGGGTTGAGGCTTTCTGAAAAAATGTTTGGCCAAAAAGA CCTGTCTGCTATAGGCATTGATAAAGAGGGTGATGGAGTGGACTTTGAAAACAGGCCCAGCCCTGATTCTGAACCCAG GAGAGAGACGTCGGGCAGCTTTTCCGGAAAAGCTCTCTCCACGGATGCACAGTTAAAGAGCACGGGAGGATCAGTCTCTGCCGACAGCAGCCAGAAAGATCCTGCATCTGATAAGAATG atCATTCTAGTTTCAAAGATAAAGGTGTTAAAAATGTGCAAGCACCAAATGAGAATACTGGATCTCCTTTGCTGG ATGCTGTGTGCACAGATGAAGTGCTTTACTATGACGATGACTTCAACAG TCACCGCTCTGAAAACTCTAAGAGTGAAGTGAGCATTGAAGAGGAGATTGAGGAGGTGTCAATAGAGGGGCCTGACATTAGTGATAAG ATTGATGAAAGCACTCAGGATGTTAGCGTCTCGCAGATAAGCTTGGGTGCAGACTACATGGAAGATGTTGCGTGA